The sequence below is a genomic window from Bacteroidales bacterium MB20-C3-3.
TTTTGAATGCAGCAGGTAAAAATGCTACCGAAACAGCAGGACAAATCCTGATTAATGTCGACCCGGTATTGGAGCAGGTTAAGCCCGATGCATTCCTTGTGCTGGGCGATACCAACTCATGCCTGTGTGCCATTGCAGCAAAGAAAAGACATATTCCCATCTTCCATATGGAAGCCGGAAACCGTTGTTTTGACCAACGTGTTCCCGAAGAGAGCAACCGTAAGATAGTCGACCACACTGCCGACATCAACCTTACCTATAGCGATATTGCCCGTGAATATCTGCTTGCCGAAGGGTTGCGTCCGGACAGGATAATTAAGACGGGTAGCCCAATGTATGAAGTTTTGATGCAATACCTGCCAAAAATTGAGAGCTCTGCAATAATAGAGAAATTGAATTTAGAGGAAGGAAAATACTTTGTTGTATCTGCTCACCGGGAGGAGAACATTAATTCCGAAAGGAACTTCAATAACCTGGTCCAAATCCTGAACGATATCTCTTCCAAATATGACTACCCTGTAATTATATCTACACATCCCCGCACCCGAAAGATGATTGAGGCCAAAGGGGTTACTTTCCATAAGAATGTACAGTTGATGAAGCCAATGGGGCTTAGCGACTACAACAAACTTCAAATGAAATCATTTGCAGTATTGTCTGATAGTGGCACCATCTCCGAAGAGTCATCAATATTGAATTTTAGGGCATTGAACATCCGCGAAGCCCATGAACGCCCCGAAGCCATGGAAGAAGCCTCAGTTATGATGGTTGGGCTAAACCCTGAACGAGTGATGCAAGGGCTTGTGCAGTTGCAATACCAGACAATTGGCTCTGACCGTAATTTTAGACCG
It includes:
- the wecB gene encoding UDP-N-acetylglucosamine 2-epimerase (non-hydrolyzing); this translates as MKKLKVMTVVGTRPEIIRLACVLQKLDKSEAIQHTLVHTGQNYDYELNEVFFEDLGLRKPDYFLNAAGKNATETAGQILINVDPVLEQVKPDAFLVLGDTNSCLCAIAAKKRHIPIFHMEAGNRCFDQRVPEESNRKIVDHTADINLTYSDIAREYLLAEGLRPDRIIKTGSPMYEVLMQYLPKIESSAIIEKLNLEEGKYFVVSAHREENINSERNFNNLVQILNDISSKYDYPVIISTHPRTRKMIEAKGVTFHKNVQLMKPMGLSDYNKLQMKSFAVLSDSGTISEESSILNFRALNIREAHERPEAMEEASVMMVGLNPERVMQGLVQLQYQTIGSDRNFRPVADYSMPNVSDKVVRIILSYTDYIKRVVWSEYISLI